In one Achromobacter spanius genomic region, the following are encoded:
- a CDS encoding MerR family transcriptional regulator yields MPSSTWTISELAREFDVTPRTIRFYEDQGIVSPAREGRNRIFGPRDRTRLKLALRGKRLGLQLSEILTLIDMYDSPGDTEVQLRQYLSVLEQHRATLEQQRRDIEDTLQEIAQQERECRALLAKKP; encoded by the coding sequence ATGCCCTCGTCAACCTGGACCATCTCTGAACTCGCCCGCGAGTTCGACGTTACGCCCCGCACGATCCGCTTCTACGAAGACCAGGGAATCGTCAGCCCGGCGCGCGAGGGCCGCAACCGCATCTTCGGCCCGCGCGATCGCACGCGCTTGAAGCTGGCGCTGCGCGGCAAACGCCTGGGGTTGCAGCTGTCTGAAATCCTGACGCTGATCGATATGTACGACAGTCCGGGCGACACCGAGGTGCAATTGCGCCAGTACCTGAGCGTACTGGAACAGCATCGCGCCACGCTGGAGCAACAGCGCCGCGACATCGAAGACACGCTGCAGGAAATCGCCCAGCAAGAACGCGAGTGCCGCGCGCTGCTCGCGAAAAAACCGTAA
- a CDS encoding nitroreductase yields MTTHAAQSQQAPEDEAVSPDAHLDAHADANPDTNPDAHPDVALQALLLARHSCRAFLPAPVPRNVIERILTLAQRTASWCNCQPWQVAITEGAGTERLRAALQARAQAADAGLGFTPDFPFPREYRNEYLARRRESGFQLYGAVGVARGDRDAYRRQEMRNFQLFDAPHVAIITTDEALGEYGAMDCGGYVANFLLAAQANGVATVAQASLAMYPEVLREVLGIGPDRRVVCGISFGYADTAHPANSYRTRRAELPEIVSWISG; encoded by the coding sequence ATGACGACACACGCCGCGCAAAGCCAGCAAGCCCCTGAGGATGAAGCCGTGAGTCCCGACGCGCATCTTGATGCACATGCCGACGCGAACCCCGACACGAACCCCGACGCGCACCCCGACGTCGCGCTGCAAGCCCTGCTGCTTGCTCGCCATAGCTGCCGCGCTTTCCTGCCCGCGCCGGTGCCGCGCAATGTCATCGAACGCATCCTGACGCTGGCGCAGCGCACGGCGTCCTGGTGCAACTGCCAGCCCTGGCAGGTGGCCATTACCGAAGGCGCGGGCACCGAGCGCCTGCGCGCGGCGCTGCAAGCGCGGGCGCAAGCCGCCGATGCTGGCCTCGGCTTCACCCCTGACTTCCCTTTCCCCCGCGAATACCGCAACGAATATCTGGCGCGCCGCCGTGAATCGGGCTTCCAGTTGTACGGCGCGGTGGGCGTGGCGCGCGGTGACCGCGACGCTTACCGCCGGCAAGAGATGCGCAATTTCCAGTTGTTCGACGCGCCGCACGTGGCCATCATCACCACCGATGAGGCGCTGGGCGAATACGGCGCGATGGACTGCGGCGGCTACGTCGCCAACTTCCTGCTGGCGGCCCAGGCCAATGGCGTAGCCACGGTGGCGCAGGCTTCGCTCGCGATGTATCCGGAAGTGCTGCGCGAGGTGCTTGGCATCGGCCCCGACCGGCGCGTGGTCTGCGGCATTTCCTTCGGCTACGCCGATACGGCGCATCCGGCCAACAGCTACCGCACGCGGCGTGCCGAGTTGCCGGAAATCGTCAGCTGGATTTCTGGCTAG
- a CDS encoding thiol:disulfide interchange protein DsbA/DsbL has product MLSPKIIRIMAAAALTASAFFSPVSHAQGTQAYVAINPPLPSDTPGKVEVLEFFAYTCPHCAAMEPMVEEWAKTAPSDVVLKQIPIAFNAGMKPLQQVYYTFQALDRPDLHAKFFTAIHGEHKRLFDKKSMGDWVATQGVDRAKFDSVFDSFSVQAQVQRATQLTEAYRIDGTPSFAVGGKFMTSPVMAGNSYEGALKEVNKLIPMARNQ; this is encoded by the coding sequence ATGTTGTCCCCAAAGATCATTCGCATCATGGCCGCGGCCGCGCTGACCGCCTCGGCGTTCTTCAGCCCGGTAAGCCACGCGCAAGGCACGCAAGCCTATGTGGCAATCAATCCGCCGCTGCCGTCGGACACCCCGGGCAAAGTGGAAGTGCTGGAATTCTTCGCCTACACCTGCCCGCATTGCGCCGCCATGGAACCCATGGTTGAAGAGTGGGCCAAGACGGCCCCGTCGGACGTCGTGCTCAAGCAGATTCCCATTGCGTTCAACGCCGGCATGAAGCCGCTGCAACAGGTCTACTACACGTTCCAAGCGCTGGACCGCCCCGATCTGCACGCCAAGTTCTTCACCGCCATCCACGGTGAACACAAGCGCCTGTTCGACAAGAAGTCCATGGGCGACTGGGTTGCCACGCAAGGCGTGGACCGCGCCAAGTTCGATTCCGTCTTCGATTCGTTCAGCGTGCAGGCGCAGGTGCAACGCGCCACCCAACTGACCGAGGCCTACCGCATCGACGGCACGCCGTCGTTTGCCGTCGGTGGCAAGTTCATGACCTCGCCGGTCATGGCGGGCAACAGCTACGAAGGCGCCTTGAAGGAAGTCAACAAATTGATCCCGATGGCGCGCAACCAGTAA
- a CDS encoding MBL fold metallo-hydrolase, protein MNPNEQKLQYPWADLQPEAGRAQVVADGVKWIRMPLPFALDHINLWLLRDNIDGQDGWTIVDCGISRDEVKSLWEDVFKNELEGLPVLRVLVTHMHPDHIGLAHWLCERWNARLWMTMTDFMVASLWSSRRNDAGAGPGGQSAVEHFARHGLTDPDAQEQIRQRANYFPNLVPAVPARYTRIMHGDQVRIGGHDWRVIVGYGHAPEHASLFSPDLNVLISGDMVLPRISTNVSVFDYEPDANPLPLYLRSLDGYAGLPRDTLVLPSHGRPFKGLHERIAQQHEHHRDRLAEVLEACAAQPQSTSDIVPVLFKRKLDLHQLTFAMGEALAHLHALYFEGKLKRATGADGIVRFTAA, encoded by the coding sequence ATGAACCCCAACGAACAGAAACTGCAGTACCCCTGGGCAGACCTTCAGCCCGAAGCCGGCCGTGCCCAAGTGGTGGCCGACGGCGTCAAGTGGATCCGGATGCCGCTGCCGTTCGCGCTGGATCATATCAACCTCTGGCTGCTGCGCGACAACATCGACGGCCAGGACGGCTGGACCATCGTTGACTGTGGCATCTCGCGCGACGAAGTGAAGTCGCTGTGGGAAGACGTTTTCAAGAACGAGCTGGAAGGCCTGCCCGTGCTGCGTGTGCTGGTCACGCACATGCACCCCGACCACATCGGCCTGGCCCATTGGCTGTGCGAACGCTGGAACGCGCGGTTGTGGATGACGATGACGGACTTCATGGTGGCGTCGTTGTGGTCGTCGCGCCGCAACGATGCGGGCGCCGGTCCCGGTGGCCAGTCGGCGGTGGAGCACTTCGCCCGCCATGGCTTGACCGACCCCGACGCGCAAGAGCAGATCCGCCAGCGCGCCAACTACTTCCCGAACCTGGTGCCTGCCGTACCCGCGCGCTACACGCGCATCATGCACGGCGATCAGGTCCGCATTGGCGGCCATGACTGGCGCGTGATCGTGGGCTATGGCCATGCGCCCGAGCATGCGTCGCTGTTTTCGCCCGACCTGAACGTGCTGATCTCCGGCGACATGGTCTTGCCGCGCATCTCCACCAACGTCAGCGTGTTCGACTACGAACCCGACGCCAACCCCCTGCCCCTGTACCTGCGGTCGCTGGACGGCTACGCTGGCCTGCCGCGCGACACGCTGGTGCTGCCGTCGCACGGCCGTCCGTTCAAGGGCCTGCACGAGCGCATCGCGCAGCAGCACGAGCACCACCGGGACCGCCTGGCCGAAGTGCTGGAGGCGTGCGCGGCGCAGCCACAGTCAACGTCCGACATCGTGCCCGTGCTGTTCAAGCGCAAGCTCGACTTGCACCAACTGACCTTCGCCATGGGCGAGGCGCTGGCACACCTGCATGCGCTTTATTTCGAAGGCAAGCTCAAGCGCGCGACCGGCGCGGATGGCATCGTGCGGTTCACGGCGGCCTGA
- a CDS encoding LysE family translocator, which produces MLPIDTLTAFFGIAVLLALTPGPDNVFVLMQSAIWGRKAGMLVVLGLCTGLLGHTAAVALGLAAVFAASPMAFTALKLAGAAYLTYLAWQILRAPVESDAGKAPEPLKPGALYRRGIVMNLTNPKVLLFFFAFLPQFTTPALGPVGLQVMQLGAVFIVSTLLVFGAIAFFSGAFGELLQRSVTAKRWLNRIAALVFVGLAVRLATATR; this is translated from the coding sequence ATGCTGCCCATCGACACCCTGACCGCATTTTTCGGCATTGCCGTCCTGCTCGCGCTGACGCCGGGGCCGGACAATGTGTTCGTGCTGATGCAATCGGCCATCTGGGGTCGCAAGGCGGGCATGCTGGTGGTGCTGGGGCTGTGCACCGGGCTGCTAGGTCACACGGCCGCCGTGGCGCTGGGGCTTGCCGCCGTGTTCGCCGCGTCGCCCATGGCGTTCACGGCGTTGAAGCTGGCGGGCGCGGCATACCTGACCTACCTTGCCTGGCAGATCCTGCGAGCGCCGGTGGAGTCCGATGCCGGCAAAGCGCCCGAACCGTTGAAACCCGGCGCGCTGTACCGGCGCGGCATCGTCATGAACCTGACCAACCCCAAGGTGCTGCTGTTCTTCTTTGCCTTTCTGCCGCAATTCACCACGCCGGCGCTGGGTCCGGTGGGCTTGCAGGTCATGCAGTTGGGCGCCGTGTTCATCGTGTCGACGCTGTTGGTGTTCGGCGCCATCGCCTTCTTTTCCGGCGCCTTTGGCGAACTGCTGCAACGCTCGGTGACGGCAAAGCGCTGGCTCAACCGCATCGCCGCCCTGGTGTTCGTGGGCCTGGCCGTCAGGCTGGCTACCGCCACGCGCTGA
- a CDS encoding carbohydrate ABC transporter permease, which produces MSRSLHALYGWLLLLPAIVLLAAFTHYPAVATLWHSFFSTPKGARPARFVGLENYALMRDDPVFWQSLWNNLWFALGTIPTSIGIALIMALWVNRNLSGRGFLRMAYFTPTVLPMVAVANIWLFFYTPQYGLIAQVMGWFGAPGPNWLGSSATALPALMLVTVWKEAGFFMIFYLAALQTVSPSLREAAMLEGASRWQYFRRILWPLLMPTTLFVLINALINAFRLVDHVVVMTRGGPDNASTLLLYYIYQVGFSFWDTAYAATLTVVLLVVLALTALIKFRWLDRRTHYQ; this is translated from the coding sequence ATGAGCCGCTCTTTACATGCGCTTTATGGCTGGCTGCTATTGCTGCCAGCCATCGTGCTGCTCGCCGCGTTCACGCACTACCCGGCCGTGGCGACGCTTTGGCACAGCTTTTTCTCCACCCCCAAGGGCGCGCGTCCGGCGCGGTTCGTGGGGCTGGAGAATTACGCCCTGATGCGTGACGATCCGGTGTTCTGGCAGTCGCTGTGGAACAACCTGTGGTTTGCGCTGGGCACGATCCCCACGTCCATCGGCATTGCGCTGATCATGGCGCTGTGGGTAAACCGCAATCTGAGCGGCCGCGGCTTTCTGCGCATGGCGTACTTCACGCCGACGGTGCTGCCGATGGTGGCGGTGGCCAACATCTGGCTGTTCTTCTACACGCCGCAATACGGCTTGATTGCGCAGGTAATGGGTTGGTTCGGTGCGCCCGGCCCCAACTGGCTGGGTAGCAGCGCAACCGCCTTGCCGGCGCTGATGCTGGTAACGGTGTGGAAGGAAGCCGGCTTTTTCATGATCTTCTACCTGGCCGCCTTGCAGACCGTGTCGCCGTCGCTGCGCGAGGCCGCCATGCTGGAAGGCGCCTCGCGCTGGCAGTATTTCCGCCGCATCCTGTGGCCGCTCTTGATGCCCACCACGCTGTTCGTGCTGATCAATGCCCTGATCAACGCCTTCCGTCTGGTGGACCATGTGGTGGTCATGACGCGCGGCGGGCCGGACAACGCCAGCACCTTGCTGCTGTACTACATCTACCAGGTGGGTTTCAGTTTCTGGGACACGGCTTACGCCGCCACGCTGACCGTCGTGTTGCTGGTGGTACTGGCGCTGACCGCGCTGATCAAGTTCCGCTGGCTGGACCGCAGGACGCACTATCAATGA
- a CDS encoding YnfA family protein, giving the protein MAMLQTLALFVLTALAEIIGCYLPYLWLRKGHSIWLLAPAAASLALFAWLLTLHPAASGRVYAAYGGVYIGMALMWLWAVDGVRPSLSDWLGVGLCLAGMLVIMFGPRGG; this is encoded by the coding sequence ATGGCCATGCTGCAAACCCTGGCGCTGTTCGTCCTGACGGCGTTGGCCGAAATCATCGGCTGCTATCTGCCTTACCTATGGCTGCGCAAGGGCCATTCCATCTGGCTGCTGGCGCCCGCCGCGGCCAGCCTGGCCCTGTTCGCCTGGCTGTTGACGCTGCACCCCGCCGCGTCGGGACGGGTCTATGCCGCGTATGGCGGCGTGTACATCGGCATGGCGCTGATGTGGCTGTGGGCCGTTGACGGCGTGCGTCCCAGCCTGAGCGACTGGCTCGGCGTGGGCCTGTGCCTGGCCGGCATGCTGGTGATCATGTTCGGGCCGCGTGGCGGCTGA
- a CDS encoding SPOR domain-containing protein: MATKRKTTRRSSGESGSTLYGALAGLLLGLIVAAVVAFYVTKAPVPFVDRASRQGDTGKLPDPRQAPDPNAGLYGRDGPAGAPPTGPTATAPVPLPGAGTTSKPDETPSRLDDLGALIATLPSTNKPQAAASGQTPAQTQNPSPTPLSKPAPAPAAKAAPAATGTYYLQAGAFRGESDAESLRARIILLGLPVAVQKAEVNGKPLNRVRVGPFARLDDMNRARGRLGENKIETAVVRQ; the protein is encoded by the coding sequence ATGGCAACCAAGCGCAAAACCACCCGCCGTTCCTCGGGCGAAAGCGGCAGCACCCTTTACGGGGCGCTCGCCGGTCTGCTCCTAGGCTTGATCGTGGCCGCCGTCGTGGCCTTTTACGTCACCAAGGCTCCCGTGCCCTTCGTGGACCGGGCCAGCCGCCAGGGCGACACGGGCAAGCTGCCCGACCCGCGCCAGGCGCCGGATCCGAACGCCGGCCTGTACGGACGCGACGGACCGGCAGGCGCGCCGCCCACCGGTCCCACCGCCACCGCGCCGGTGCCCCTGCCAGGCGCCGGCACCACGTCCAAGCCCGATGAGACGCCGTCCCGGCTGGATGACCTGGGTGCGCTGATCGCCACCTTGCCGTCCACCAACAAGCCGCAGGCCGCCGCGTCGGGTCAAACGCCGGCTCAAACGCAAAATCCAAGCCCGACACCGCTGTCCAAGCCCGCCCCAGCCCCAGCCGCCAAGGCCGCGCCGGCGGCAACGGGCACGTATTACTTGCAGGCAGGCGCGTTTCGCGGCGAAAGCGATGCTGAATCGTTAAGGGCGCGCATCATCCTGCTGGGCCTGCCGGTGGCGGTGCAAAAGGCGGAAGTCAACGGCAAACCGCTAAACCGGGTGCGGGTTGGCCCGTTTGCACGGCTGGACGACATGAACCGCGCACGCGGCCGCTTGGGCGAAAACAAGATTGAAACCGCCGTGGTGCGCCAGTAA
- a CDS encoding DUF1840 domain-containing protein: MLITFHSKVVAEVLMVSDHAVPILQAAGKPIGDKIPERGVFTVEQLGPAISGIEHAIESAERPDEDEDDEDKAPRSAMARMVGLKERAFPLLDMMRQSQAAGVEVTWEASRGW; the protein is encoded by the coding sequence ATGCTGATTACCTTTCACTCCAAGGTCGTGGCCGAAGTTCTGATGGTGTCCGACCACGCCGTCCCCATCCTGCAGGCGGCGGGAAAGCCCATCGGCGACAAGATCCCCGAACGTGGTGTTTTCACCGTCGAGCAACTGGGCCCCGCCATCAGCGGCATCGAGCACGCCATTGAAAGCGCCGAGCGTCCCGACGAGGACGAAGACGACGAAGACAAGGCGCCCCGCTCGGCCATGGCGCGCATGGTCGGCTTGAAGGAACGCGCGTTTCCGCTGCTGGACATGATGCGGCAATCTCAAGCCGCGGGCGTCGAAGTTACCTGGGAAGCTTCGCGCGGTTGGTAA
- the argS gene encoding arginine--tRNA ligase, whose product MLPEQQKQLISLIQAAVAQSLPDAQANVLLERPKVAAHGDVATNVAMQLAKPARRNPRELAQAIVDTLLANPEARDLVDSAEVAGPGFINLRITAAARQAVIAAVAEQGASFGRAPRSGEKILVEFVSANPTGPLHVGHARQAALGDALCRLYDAIGWDVTREFYYNDAGNQIHNLAISVQARARGLTTESPDWPEDGYKGDYIADIARDFQAGKTIQPSDGEPVTATGNIDNLDDIRVFAVAYLRREQDLDLQAFGLAFDNYYLESSLYTSGRVEATVKALVAGGHTYEEGGALWLRTTELGTGDDKDRVMRKSEGGYTYFVPDVAYHKAKWERGFHRAVNIQGSDHHGTVARVRAGLQALGEGIPKDYPSYVLHKMVKVMRGGEEVKISKRAGSYVTMRDLIDWVGRDAVRYFLIQRRADTEFVFDVDLALSKSDENPVYYIQYAHARICTMINNAGMPAADVAAADTSLLTAPSEFALMQRLAEFPNVVALAAQDLSPHHIAFWLRDCASDFHAWYSAERVLVDDVALKLARLRLAATTRQVLANGLTLMGVSAPERM is encoded by the coding sequence ATGCTCCCCGAGCAACAAAAACAGCTTATCTCCCTGATCCAGGCCGCCGTTGCGCAGAGCCTTCCCGACGCCCAGGCCAACGTGCTGCTCGAGCGCCCCAAGGTTGCCGCCCACGGCGACGTTGCCACCAACGTGGCCATGCAACTGGCCAAGCCGGCCCGCCGCAACCCGCGCGAATTGGCCCAAGCCATCGTGGACACGCTGCTGGCCAACCCCGAGGCCCGTGATCTGGTCGACAGCGCCGAAGTGGCCGGCCCCGGCTTCATCAACTTGCGCATCACCGCCGCCGCGCGCCAGGCCGTCATCGCCGCCGTGGCCGAGCAGGGCGCAAGCTTTGGCCGCGCCCCGCGCAGCGGCGAGAAGATCCTGGTTGAATTCGTGTCGGCCAACCCCACCGGCCCGCTGCACGTGGGCCACGCCCGCCAGGCCGCGCTGGGCGACGCGCTGTGCCGCCTGTACGACGCCATCGGCTGGGACGTCACCCGCGAGTTCTATTACAACGACGCCGGCAACCAGATCCACAACCTGGCCATCAGCGTGCAGGCGCGCGCCCGTGGCCTGACGACCGAATCCCCCGACTGGCCGGAAGACGGCTACAAGGGCGACTACATCGCCGACATCGCCCGCGACTTCCAGGCCGGCAAGACCATCCAGCCGTCCGACGGCGAGCCCGTCACCGCCACCGGCAACATCGACAACCTGGACGACATCCGCGTCTTCGCCGTGGCCTACCTGCGCCGCGAACAAGACCTGGACCTGCAGGCCTTCGGCCTGGCGTTCGACAACTACTACCTGGAAAGCTCGCTGTACACGTCGGGCCGCGTCGAAGCCACCGTCAAGGCGCTGGTCGCCGGCGGCCATACCTATGAAGAGGGCGGCGCGCTGTGGCTGCGCACCACCGAACTGGGCACCGGCGACGACAAAGACCGCGTCATGCGCAAGAGCGAAGGCGGCTACACCTACTTCGTGCCGGACGTGGCCTACCACAAGGCCAAATGGGAACGCGGCTTTCACCGCGCCGTGAACATCCAGGGCAGCGACCACCACGGAACCGTGGCCCGCGTGCGCGCCGGCCTGCAGGCGCTGGGTGAGGGCATTCCGAAAGACTACCCATCGTACGTGCTGCACAAGATGGTCAAGGTGATGCGCGGCGGCGAAGAGGTCAAGATCTCCAAGCGCGCCGGCAGCTACGTCACCATGCGCGACCTGATCGACTGGGTGGGCCGCGACGCCGTGCGCTACTTCCTGATCCAGCGCCGCGCCGACACCGAATTCGTGTTCGACGTGGACCTGGCCTTGTCGAAAAGCGACGAGAACCCGGTCTATTACATCCAGTACGCCCACGCGCGCATCTGCACGATGATCAACAACGCCGGCATGCCCGCCGCCGACGTGGCCGCCGCCGATACGTCCTTGCTGACCGCGCCGTCCGAATTCGCGCTGATGCAGCGCCTGGCCGAATTCCCCAACGTGGTGGCGCTGGCCGCGCAAGACCTGTCGCCGCACCACATTGCTTTCTGGCTGCGCGATTGCGCGTCTGACTTCCACGCCTGGTACAGCGCCGAACGTGTGCTGGTGGACGACGTGGCCTTGAAGCTGGCCCGCCTGCGCCTGGCCGCCACCACGCGTCAGGTGCTGGCCAATGGCTTGACGCTGATGGGCGTGTCCGCGCCCGAGCGGATGTAA
- the metC gene encoding cystathionine beta-lyase — protein MTSKHIDTVLQHAGTAPFDPETGTAPVPLPPMRASTVRFQNLAALEQAQRSKAAGDRATTYGRMGMDTHAALEEVFTHLEGGTHCYLASSGLSAMTMVMMALCSAGDHALISDCVYGPMRELDDAVLKRMNISITYFAADENLDALVQPNTKLLYVESPGSLLFEMLDMGAMAAVANRHGLVLATDNTWGSGYIYRPLTLGAQVSVIAGTKYVGGHSDLMLGAVVTNDEAIAKKLNRTQYAMGYSISADDAWLALRGVRTMPIRMAQHARNAMQVCEFFKSRPETVRLFHPAWPEDPGHALWQRDCTGSNGMLSVELRLSPAGAGAFVDALSLFGIGFSWGGYESLVQLVSPKDLSKHRYWGEGDNALVRLHIGLESPDDIIADLTQALEKAAAVGA, from the coding sequence ATGACCTCCAAACACATCGATACGGTATTGCAGCACGCGGGCACCGCCCCGTTCGACCCCGAAACCGGCACGGCGCCCGTGCCGCTGCCGCCCATGCGCGCCAGCACCGTGCGGTTCCAGAACCTGGCTGCGTTGGAGCAGGCACAGCGCAGCAAGGCCGCTGGCGACCGTGCCACCACTTACGGCCGCATGGGCATGGATACCCACGCCGCGCTGGAAGAGGTCTTCACACACCTGGAAGGCGGCACGCACTGCTATCTGGCATCGTCGGGCCTGTCGGCGATGACGATGGTGATGATGGCGCTGTGCTCGGCGGGTGACCACGCGCTGATTTCTGATTGCGTCTACGGCCCGATGCGCGAGCTGGACGACGCGGTGCTCAAGCGCATGAACATCAGCATCACCTACTTCGCGGCCGATGAAAACCTGGACGCCTTGGTGCAGCCCAACACCAAGCTGCTGTACGTGGAATCACCGGGTTCGCTGTTGTTTGAAATGCTGGACATGGGCGCGATGGCGGCCGTTGCCAACCGCCACGGCCTGGTGCTGGCCACCGACAACACCTGGGGCTCCGGCTATATCTACCGCCCGCTGACGCTGGGGGCGCAGGTGTCCGTCATTGCCGGCACGAAGTACGTGGGCGGCCACTCCGACCTGATGCTGGGTGCGGTGGTGACGAACGACGAGGCCATCGCCAAGAAGCTGAACCGCACGCAATACGCGATGGGGTATTCCATCAGCGCCGACGACGCCTGGCTGGCGCTGCGCGGCGTGCGCACGATGCCGATCCGCATGGCGCAGCACGCGCGCAATGCTATGCAGGTGTGCGAATTCTTCAAGAGCCGTCCCGAAACCGTGCGCCTGTTCCACCCGGCGTGGCCCGAAGATCCGGGCCATGCGCTGTGGCAGCGCGACTGCACCGGCTCCAACGGCATGCTGTCCGTCGAGCTGCGTCTATCGCCCGCCGGTGCGGGCGCTTTCGTGGATGCGCTGAGCTTGTTCGGCATCGGCTTTTCGTGGGGCGGCTACGAAAGCCTGGTGCAACTGGTGTCGCCCAAGGACCTGTCCAAGCATCGCTATTGGGGCGAAGGCGATAACGCGCTGGTGCGTTTGCACATCGGCCTGGAGTCGCCGGACGACATCATCGCCGACCTGACCCAGGCGCTGGAGAAGGCCGCCGCGGTCGGCGCATAA
- a CDS encoding carbohydrate ABC transporter permease, with translation MKDKLDTLGAWALGLLWILPLAYAMWAAFHPPAYATRFELFAPLTLDNFARAWNAAPFPRYFLNTFMLVTMVLAAQLVLSTLAGYAFARFEFRGRDFVFMLVLLQLMIMPDVLLVENYRSMSQLGIRDTVFAIGLPYFASAFGIFLLRQTFKTVPRELEEAARMEGANAMQILWKVYVPLAKPIYVAYGLVSVSHHWNNFLWPLIITNSVESRPLTVGLQVFSSTDQGIDWSVITAATLMSAAPLLIAFLLFQRQFVQSFMRAGIR, from the coding sequence ATGAAAGACAAGCTAGATACCCTGGGCGCCTGGGCGCTGGGCCTGTTGTGGATTCTGCCGCTTGCCTATGCCATGTGGGCGGCGTTCCACCCCCCGGCCTACGCAACCCGCTTCGAGCTGTTCGCGCCGCTGACGCTGGATAACTTCGCGCGCGCCTGGAATGCCGCGCCGTTTCCGCGCTACTTCCTGAACACCTTCATGCTGGTCACGATGGTGCTGGCGGCGCAACTGGTGCTGTCCACGCTGGCGGGCTACGCCTTCGCGCGCTTTGAATTCCGGGGCCGCGATTTCGTCTTCATGCTGGTGTTGCTGCAGCTGATGATCATGCCGGACGTGCTGCTGGTGGAGAACTACCGGTCGATGAGCCAACTGGGCATCCGCGACACGGTGTTCGCCATCGGGCTGCCGTACTTCGCCTCGGCGTTCGGCATCTTCCTGCTGCGCCAGACCTTCAAGACGGTGCCGCGCGAGCTTGAGGAAGCGGCGCGCATGGAAGGCGCCAACGCCATGCAGATTCTGTGGAAGGTATATGTGCCGCTGGCCAAGCCGATCTACGTGGCCTATGGGCTGGTGTCGGTCAGCCACCACTGGAACAATTTCCTGTGGCCGCTGATCATCACCAACTCGGTCGAATCCCGGCCGTTGACGGTGGGCTTGCAGGTGTTCTCGTCCACCGACCAGGGCATCGACTGGTCGGTCATCACCGCCGCAACCCTGATGTCGGCCGCGCCGCTGTTGATCGCCTTCCTGCTGTTCCAGCGGCAGTTCGTGCAATCGTTCATGCGGGCGGGGATCCGCTAG